The window CGTTCTCGATCAGCGTGGTGATGCGCTGGCCCAGGGCGCCGGGGTGCGCCTCGCGGGTCACCACCGGAATGTACTGCAGCTTGTGCGCGTACTCGGCCAGATAATCGCGCTGAGCCAGGCCGGCGATCAGCTCCTGATAGGCCAGTTCACGCGCCTCGCGCACGCTGTAGACCAGGATGATGCGCTCGAAGCGTTCCCACGCCCCGAAGTCCTGGAGGATCGACAGGAACGGCGCCAGCCCGGTGCCGGTGCCGAGCAGCCAGAGATCGCGGCCGTCGACGAAGCGGTCGAGGGTGAGGAAGCCGAAGGCCTGCTTGTCCACCAGTAGCCGATCGCCCTCGCGCAGGCGGCTCAGCTCGCTGGTGAATTCACCGCCGGGGATGACGATGGAGAAGAAATCCAGACACTCGTCATAGGGCGAGGACACCATCGAATAGGCGCGCCAGACCAGGCTGCCATCGGCCTTGCTCACCCCCAGACGGGCGAACTGGCCGGCGCGAAAACGGAAGCCCGGATCACGGCCGGTGCGCAGGGTGAACAGGCTGGGGGTCAGCGGCTGTACTTCGAGCAGGGTCTGACGGGTGAACTTCTCTTCGCTGGCGGTCATACTTTCGCTCCTTTCTTCTTCCAGTCTGGCGCAAATAGGCGCCGGGAAACACCGCCGGTTCTTATGCCTATATTCAGTACGCCTTTTGCCAGCCTCGATCTGCACCGCCAGCCGCCGCAACGCGATGACCCGTTGCAGGCCTTCGATGCCGCCGACGAATACCTGCTCAGCCATCTGCACGAACAGGGTCTGCGCGCCGACGCCCGGGTGCTGCTGCTCAACGACGGCTTCGGCGCCCTGGCCTGCAGCCTGGCGCCCCACGCGCGGGTGACCAGCAGCGGCGACTCGCACCTCGGTGCCCTGGCGCTGGCGCACAACCTCGCCGCCAACCAGCTGGCCTCCGAGGCGGTGCGCTTCGTGCCGGCCAGTGAAGCGGTCGCAGGGCCGTTCGACTGGGTGCTGATCCGCGTGCCGAAGACCCTGGCGCTGCTGGAGGAGCAACTGATTCGCCTGCACGGCCAGCTGGCGCCCGGCGCACGGGTGATCGCCGCGGCGATGGTCAAGCACCTGCCGCGCGCCGCCGGCGAGTTGCTGGAGCAGTACATCGGCCCGCTGCAGGCCTCGCTGGCGGTGAAGAAGGCGCGCCTGCTGTTCGCCACCCCACAGGACAAACCGGCGCCGCGCTCGCCCTACCCGAGCCACTACCGCCTGGAGCAGCCGGCGCTGGAGCTGGTCAACCACGCCAACCTGTTCTGCCGCGAAGGCCTGGACATCGGCACCCGTGCCTTTCTCCCCCATCTCCCGAGCGGACTGGGCCAGGCGCGGGTGGCCGACCTCGGCTGCGGCAACGGCGTGCTCGGCATCGCCTGCGCGCTGACCAACCCCGAGGCGCGGCTGACGCTGGTCGACGAGTCCTATATGGCGGTGCAGTCGGCGCGCGAGAACTGGCGCGCGGCGCTGGGCGAGCGCGCAGTGGAGATCCGCGCCGGCGACGGTCTGGCCGAGCAGGCGGCGGACTCGCTCGACCTGGTGCTGTGCAACCCGCCGTTCCACCAGCAGCAGGTGGTCGGCGATTTCCTCGCCTGGCGCATGTTCCAGCAGGCCCGCGCGGCGTTGGTGACCGGCGGCGAGTTGTGGATAGTCGGCAATCGCCATCTCGGCTACCACGCCAAGCTCAAGCGCCTGTTCCGCGGCGTCGAGCAGGTGGCGGCGAATCCCAAGTTCGTGGTGCTCAGGGCACGCAAATAAGCGCCCTCTCCCCCGGCCCCTCTCCCGTAAACGGGCGAGGGGTGACTCACGCCGGCACCGCCACGCTCCCCAGCCACTCCGAGCAACGTAGGATGGGTTGAGCCTGCGATACCCATCAACCCGCACCGATGGGTATCGCTTCGCTCAACCCATCCTACGCGTCACGGCGTACTCAACCCCGCGGCATTCATAACCTGGCGCAGCAGCCAGGCCACCGCGCCGAGGGCCAGCACGCTGGCGGTCCAGATCGCCAGCAGCCAGGCCAGACGTTGCCACAGCGGTTTCTGCTCGGTGCGGTTCATCAGTGGTAGCCCTGATCCGGGGTCACCTTGCCGCGGAACACGTAGTAGCTCCAGGCGG is drawn from Pseudomonas cavernae and contains these coding sequences:
- a CDS encoding ferredoxin--NADP reductase produces the protein MTASEEKFTRQTLLEVQPLTPSLFTLRTGRDPGFRFRAGQFARLGVSKADGSLVWRAYSMVSSPYDECLDFFSIVIPGGEFTSELSRLREGDRLLVDKQAFGFLTLDRFVDGRDLWLLGTGTGLAPFLSILQDFGAWERFERIILVYSVREARELAYQELIAGLAQRDYLAEYAHKLQYIPVVTREAHPGALGQRITTLIENGELERAAGLELSAEHSRVMLCGNPQMIEDTRAVLKKRDMHLSLTRRPGQIAVENYW
- a CDS encoding methyltransferase; protein product: MPIFSTPFASLDLHRQPPQRDDPLQAFDAADEYLLSHLHEQGLRADARVLLLNDGFGALACSLAPHARVTSSGDSHLGALALAHNLAANQLASEAVRFVPASEAVAGPFDWVLIRVPKTLALLEEQLIRLHGQLAPGARVIAAAMVKHLPRAAGELLEQYIGPLQASLAVKKARLLFATPQDKPAPRSPYPSHYRLEQPALELVNHANLFCREGLDIGTRAFLPHLPSGLGQARVADLGCGNGVLGIACALTNPEARLTLVDESYMAVQSARENWRAALGERAVEIRAGDGLAEQAADSLDLVLCNPPFHQQQVVGDFLAWRMFQQARAALVTGGELWIVGNRHLGYHAKLKRLFRGVEQVAANPKFVVLRARK
- a CDS encoding DUF2474 domain-containing protein; amino-acid sequence: MNRTEQKPLWQRLAWLLAIWTASVLALGAVAWLLRQVMNAAGLSTP